The DNA region GGCTCAGCACAAGGTTCCAGAAAGTCTCTAAGGTTGCAGGGTTGGACTCCCTAGGTCTACTGAAAAATTGTTCTGTGAAGTTGTCAAAGTGAAACCTAAACTTCAATAGAGATTCCGGGATGTGGAAGATGTACGGACTCTGGGTTATCCACCAACAAGAGCTCCAGGCACGGAGTGGAACCTGcccagagagagagactctgtgcAGTGCTAAACGCAGAGGCTGAGGGATGGAAGGACCCAGTTGTTGGAGCCCAGGCGCGTCCATTGTGAGCCCCAGAGGCCCGATACTAAGCTTCAGAGTTGGGTGTTTGCTCTTTTTGCCCCAGTACCTTCTCCAGGAACTTGGAGGGGGATATAATTAGCCACAGAGCTGAGggcaaacaaaagcagaaacataCACAACAGCTAAGCTAGCACTGGAGGCCGAACAGGAAGCAAACATGAAGCCCAGCAGCATTCTGGGTGGTTGAGTCAATGTGGCAGGTATAAAGGATGCCCCAGGAAGGAGTCCCAGATATCCCCAACCTTCTCCAGACTGCCACCCTCCACCATGTGTCACACCAGCTGCTCCTCGGGCTGCCAGCCAGCCATCTGTGTGTCCAGCCCCTGTCAGTCAGCCGGCTGTGTGTCCAGCCCCTGCCAGCCAGCCTGCTGTGTGTCCAGCCCCTGCCAGCCAGCCGGCTGTGTGTCCAGCCCCTGCCAGCCAGCCTGCTGTGTGTCCAGCCCCTGCCAGTCAGCATGCTGCAGGCCTGCTATATGCATTCCTGTGAGATACCAGGTAGCCTGCTGTGTGCCTGTGAGCTGCAGGCCCACTGTGTGCATGGCCCCCTCCTGccagtcctctgtgtgtgtgccagcgAGCTGCCGGCCTGTCTGTGTGACCTCCTCCTGCCAGTCATCTGGGTGCTGCCAGCCCTCCTGTCCCACCCTGGTCTGCAGACCTGTGACCTGCAGTAACCCCTCCTGCTGCTGACCAGTGTCTCCAAACCAGCTGCCTCCACTGAAGATGGATACTTTGTCCTATCCAATCCTATTCTTGACCATGGATTCAGCACAAGGCGGATGCAAAACATGCCCACTGCACCCTGGAACTGGGGAGAGAATACAAAAGGATGAACCAACTCCTATACCTTGGCCTTCTTTGAAGGATGTGCTGGACGCAGGGTTCGTCTCTAAATAACCTGTGTGCCAAATAAAGCAGCTTTTGTAGTCAGCCTTGCATGTCTGTCCTGCTTCTCGACTCTCTCAGTGAGCAGAAGGGACTCAGGGCCAGTGCTCTCTCTGATCCAGCCTCACGTGGCTGAGGAgatggagcagggtgggggacaTGGTCTGGTGACATAGGCAGGTCTCTGCTGTAGCCCCGGAGAATTCGGCCCCTGCCAGAGACTCACTGTCTCTCGTGgtgccatcctcctgtctcagtctgcCTGCAGTAGGGGGTGCTCTGTTCGTCTCtggtctctgttttctctctggtgCCATCTTGTCACGCTGAGTCCTGGTGCCTTTTTCCCACAGGGCACTTCTCAAGTGCTTGAACCTTAGTTACACAACATGATTGGCCCTGTCACAGTTTCCCTTCAGAGGTTCACAGTGTCCACCTTTAACTGACAGGTGATCAACTATAATGTAGCAAACACACATCATTTGCAACTTAGAAGCCAGAGAGCATCCTTAGGTTCTGCTGACTTCCTGGGGCAGTGGCTGCTGAGGTCATGTGGCCATTGCTTATCTGCTAATGAGGAGAGTTGTGTCTATGCTCTGTGTGCCTCAGACATGTACTTTGGAGGTCAAGTCTTCCTCAGTGGAGTCTAAGCTGGGGGTTATTTCCTTTGTGCATCGTTGGTGACAGTCACCCATTTTCCATATGCAGAGTATGGTGAGAAGTTCGCGGGCAGGCTCCCAGGGATGCGCATGCCTTTAGCTGGCAGGGTCTGCTGTGCCTGTGGCTCTGTCCTGCCCCGTCCCTCCCACACTTCTCACTGCTGCCTGCCCTGAATTATGTCACTGTTTCTATTATGTTGCAGACTGGTGAtgagaagcaagcaagaaaaaaaaaatggcctaaGAATCAGTAGCCAAGATGGCCTGTGTCCAGTGTGTTGTTTAAATTGGGGCTTCATACAACTGAGCCAGAACTGGGACAGATGTTAGGGCTCACTGTCCCGAAGGTGCACACACAGTTACGCATACCatccctccaacacacacatccatccctTCAACACACATGTGGATATATATAAGCTGGATATCCACAGcctcatgcacacaaacatgtgcacaggGGCAGCTATACTTATGCCCACTCCCAACCTCTCGAGGACATACACGTACTTCTATAAAACATGTGTGTACTCACAAATTGTCCTCATACTTGAGGACAGTGTCCCTGAGTCTTAATAccgtatacactcacacacatccgTAAACACTTACACATATTGGTATCTGTAGTTagggttttggtttcttttcttcttcttcttcttcttcttcttcttcttcttcttcttcttcttcttcttcttcttcttctccttctccttctccttctccttctccttctcNNNNNNNNNNNNNNNNNNNNNNNNNNNNNNNNNNNNNNNNNNNNNNNNNNNNNNNNNNNNNNNNNNNNNNNNNNNNNNNNNNNNNNNNNNNNNNNNNNNNNNNNNNNNNNNNNNNNNNNNNNNNNNNNNNNNNNNNNNNNNNNNNNNNNNNNNNNNNNNNNNNNNNNNNNNNNNNNNNNNNNNNNNNNNNNNNNNNNNNNNNNNNNNNNNNNNNNNNNNNNNNNNNNNNNNNNNNgcatcagatcccatgacagatggctgtgagccaccatgtggttgctgagaattgaactcatgtcttctggaagagcagtcagtgctcttaaccgctgatccatctctccagagagttttggtttctttaaaaacacagttttATATGAATACGTTTGTGATTtgatcccaggtgtgggatatgcaGGTGCTTCACTTTGTCCACAGCTGTTAACTATGATTGTCTTGTGCTCTGCTGAGGCTGGGTGGCACGgcttttgccagctgcagatagtttaatcCTGGGCACTCTGCAGAGGGCACTGTGAGAACCCCGAGGGGCCTGTGGCTGCTGCCGTTTCCCCACTGCTCTTGTGTTTGCtgttgctggattgctggatatTCTTGTGTTTGCtgttgctggattgctggatatTCTTGTGTTTGCtgttgctggattgctggatattctgacaatgaagattaggcCTGCTGTAAGGAACCGGGCAACCCTaaccagcaggaagtagcttataGAGGTCTAtgccccctttcctctctaaccttctttctctcctactaAGTGTTGGGGGGCTGTAAAGGATTAGGGTGAAATAAGGCCCAGAAGGGAGGTagagatataagaacccaataaaataataaacacaccAACAGGCAtctgctctccccacccctccccccagcaggTGAACCTGATTCAGACATGAGAGGGTCAGGGCCCCTGAGACACACCTCTGCCCAGCTCAGAGTACAGGGTAGAGACCTCATCCACTGGCCTTCTTCTTCCCCACAAAGAACCTGCAGGCCTCTTCCATACTGTGCCGAGACAGAAGTACTCCCCAAAGGACAGCTTCCAGGGAACAGAATAAAGCAGAAAGGGAGTGTAGTTtttcagagagagggaaggaagacaaagGAACAGCCGGCATGGCCTGGAAGGGTCTGAGTAGTGGCTGTGGAACTCGAGTTCATGGTCTGGATGGTGAGGAACCAGCAGGGGACGCCATGGCAGATGGACTGCCACAACGGTTGTTCCATGGCGGGTTGGCTACAGGTGTGGGAGGCGGCCTGGGTTGAGACTGTCAAGGCTAGGTGGATGAAcactcctctgccttccccttcaCTGTCCCATTAGGATGGGGGTCTGAGAATGTCACTAACTTAGTGGCCCTCAGTGGTCTGTGCAGTGACCCTGGTCCTGCTCATGTTGCTCCTGTGCCTTATTTCCCACTAGTGTCAACCCTGTCCTGGGGTTACTTGAGCCCTGTCCTAGCAACATGGCGGCTGTGACTTGTGTATTGTGTCTCTGAAGGGCCCTGAGGCTGTGTTTCTGCTGAGTCCCTTCTCCTGCCCAGCCTTCATCCCCAGGGCTTTATGTCCCCCAGTGTACCCAGCTCTTCAGACAGCTCACATTCTGCCCTCAGACAGACACAGCACTGAGGCACATTCGTGCACATGACACAGGGGGTTCTCCTGGACCTTGTCAGGGTTCCTAACTGACCAGAGCAGCTGGTGTGAAGCTGTGAGAGGAGCCAGTGATATATCACCAATGGGGGAGTGGGTTAGGGAAAGCAGtttaataaaagggaaagaaaggttcATTTATTTAACCAGACTGTCCCTGACCTGCTGGCTGCCCAAGTAATGACAGTGAGACTTTATTTATATAGCTTGGGCTATTTCCCAACTAACTCATATAATCTAATTAACCCACTTGTTCTCATCTGTGCTCTGCCACATGGTTGTTCCTTCCTCCGTATCTGCCTGGTGAATCTCCCAGCTCTATTTAGACTCTaaaagagtacactgtagctgtacagatggttgtgagcactcaggacctctgctcattccggctttattgttatatgtaagtacactgtagctgtctttagacacaccagaagagggtgtcagatctcactacagatgagttgtgagccaccatgagatttgaaccttcggaagagcagtcagtgctcttaaccactgagctatctcgccagcccccttCCTCTGACTCTTTTCTAGATATTTCCTAGAAATATCTAGGAAATATTCAGCCTTTCCTCTCCTGCTTTGCTATAGGCTGTTTAgctattaaaccaatcagaaggtgatggagaggATGTTACAAAACACTGAGaccataaaaataacaatatcaacgTTCAGCTTGCACTCAGATCTCTGCAGGCTCACAAATACAGTCTTTACCCAGTGCACAAGACATTTTCCCAACACAAAAAAACGCCCATTACTTAAACATATTAAGGTCCTGCGTTCTGTCTGGGTTCTGTCACAAGTACTCAGCTCTGTTACTGGAGCAGTAGGCAGTGCAAGCCAACCTGTGGACAAGGAGCCAATGAAAGTTTATGACAAAGCAGACTAATTAGCCTGATGTTAGCATAAAAGATTTGaagcaaacaaacattaaaaaaaacaaaacaaaaaaaaccctctgtcTTTTACCTGGAGAGTCTAATCTATTTATGTTTATTGTAATTGCTGATATATTTGAATTTACTTCAGATTTCCTTTGCTTTGTCTTTCTGCACTCCTTTCCAAAAAActacattttagtgtgtgtgtgtgtgtgtgtgtgtgtgtgtgttcatgcgcgCTTGCATGTGTCTGTACCTGTGCACATGTATTGTGAATGTGCTGGTGGGTATGTAtagccatgtgtgtgcacatgtgtgtatgtgtgtatatacacatgctaCATGtgcataggtcagaggacaacttaaaggAGTTGGGTCTTGTCTACCATGTGAGCcctagggtttgaactcaggttgtcaggcttcgTGGCATGCTCTTTTCTTCAATGAGCCATCCTGCCTGCCCCCTGTATATCCTGCACAATCCTTTCCACCTGAATTTATATTGATGCCATCTTTTTCTAATGTCAATTTCTGCCTTGGGTCGGAGCATTCGTTCCTTCCGATGAGCTGTAAGATTTCAGCTGGAGCCTTTATGTGCGCTAGGCCGATGATCTTTGTTCTTGTGGAGATCAGGTGGCCCCTCCCACTTACCTGCAGTATTTGTCTAGGGCTCTAAATTGACCCATCTGGTGCCAACTTCTGAAGCCCTGTTCTTTTGGCTCCTGAAATCTTCTTCTTGACATCTTCACAGATGTCCGTTGAGTTCCCTTTGGTGTATCTGTCACTGGCAGAGGTCCCTTCTCTGAGCTTTACATGATTCTAGAAGCTCTACTAAtgcctgctcctgctgcttcCCCCTCTGTCCATGTCCTCTTGGGGCAAGCATGCCCCCTGACTGCTGTGAGCACCCTCCTCTCCAGAGTGTTCTTAACTTTCAGAGAGCCCTTTCCACAGCTCCCTCAGGTGGCTCCGTTTCTCTCTTTGTAGCATCCTTGACCTGAAGCCCTTTCTGATGGTGTGTGTCGGCTGACAGTGATGTGTCAGGCTCTATCATGTCATTTTTGAAGGACACCTTCAGTTTCACAGGCTTCTCCTTCAGGAGTTAGTGCATGTGTTTCTCATCCTATGTCTGATGTCATCCTTGCCTTTGTTTCTGCGTTCTTAGCATGTGGTTTAATCTGTGTGTCCATGGCTTCCTCATCACTTTTGTGTTTTGACAGTCACATATTGAACAAAGTGCGTCTagccatgttttgttttggtttgttttggtttgaaaaAGATGCACCCTATTTGGGGGTGTTGTGGCATGCTGTCCTCTAAGGATGACACAGCAGTTGCCATCTTGAGACCAGAGCAGCTATAATTACCTTCATGAGACCTTTACAAGCTTGGGAGAGTGGAGGACTCACAGGATGATGCTTGAGACTTCCCTTCTCTGCCCTGTAAGCAGTTAACTACGGCTAAGACGAAGACTCTTTCATAGTGTAGCTGCTCATtggctgctcctgctcctgcaggTAACCTCAAAAAACTCACTGCTTCACCAAGCTGGCCTGGGCAAGATAATTGTTTTGGTTTGTCTTTAGGGTTCTGCCTAAGGACAGGTAGAAACTCACATCACCCAAGAAAAGTCACATTAAAGGGGTTCTCTGTTTTTATGTACCTTTATTTTTGTGAAACCTTTCTTAGACattatttccttgtttgtttcttctgtccAGTTCCTTGTCCTCTCTGCCTagctcccctcctcttctccctctcccctgcccctcctgtCCCTTTATTTGCTTCCCTTCTTgtgccctcttcctcctccccaccatctcctcttttcttctctctccctcccctctcttcccctccttcccctttctcccctctcctctccttgtctctcttctcctctcctttcttctcctctcctctctgtgacACTGCTTGTTATCAGGGTTATTAAATGACAGAGCCTGAGCCCTAGAAACCCCAATAATTCAGATGTGGCTGTCCATCCCCACAAACCCATGAACCAAAcaattaataatagaaataagaaaaaggagaCTGATTCAATGTGGCCACACTGGAAAGAAGGACAAAGAGCTCCAGTGACTGCTTCCTCCTTCCAGTCTGTCTTCCGGGTTCTGACATGACCCAGTAAGGTTTAGATAGAAGACAAGTGGTATACATAATTAAGCAGTCCTGATCAAAGTGGTCCTGCCTATAGTGACACACTATCATTATCCCAGCTTCAGCCTGTCTTAGAAGATGGTATGATAGGTTGTTCCCATGAGCTCCCTTCTTGGGAGACAAGTTCCCAACTGTCTGGCCCCAGGCTTTAGCCATTTATTTTCTAACTAGAGACTCCCAGGGAATTCCAGTTTCCTTGGGCATCTTGTTTCCACAGGCCAGATAGCTAAAGTGAGACATAAGCATCTCTTAGAATGTTCTTGCTCCTTCTGGGCACAGTAATTACATACCTCCATCCACAAATGATGATCCAGCTTCCCAGAgtaccttgactttttttttttttttaaagatttatttatttattatatgtaagtatacactgtagctgtcttcagacactccagaagagggcgtcagatcttgttacagatggttgtgagccaccatgtggttgctgggatttgaactccagaccttcggaagagcagtcaggtgctcttacccactgagccatctcaccagccccgtaccTTGACattttgtctttgtctcctgCCGTGCCtatgtttctctttgtagttaCATTTTGACTACTTCTATCTGCCCTGTCTTCCCATCCAGTGACCCTACCTTTGGCTACATCAAGTGTATCCTTGAATTTATGAAGGAGCTCATCTTTCTTGGCTTTGATTGTACTTATTTGACTCTTAGTTTCAAGTCCTCATCTCTTCACGAACAAGTAACATTTTAACACACTGATGAGAGATATTTTAGAGTTACACACCTGTGTCATTTTTGAATCTGGTTTTTGGTTTGCTCTGTTTTTCTCACAATGGATTGGGATGATTcggttttccttcctttcttttggacCCCTCACACACTGATTGGATTGAACTGCTGTGAAAACAACATAGAGACTCTCATCTCAGCAAATTTTGTCAGTATTCCCTGTGTGAGTACGCTAttacaatgtttattttctttgtaacaaAAACTCAGATTTCTGTGACTCCCTTCCCAGTGGCTTGggcttgggtgctgggaagctCAGTGGTGTTACCCCGCACCAGTTCCCAGGTATCCTGCACCAGAGACCTGGTTACTCACTCTGTTCCTGATTCTCATCTTCCTCGGAGGCTGATGTGCTCACTGAGATTCCAGTGAGACCCTCTGGGTTTCATAACTCATGGACTTTTTCACACTTTCTGCTCATGCTGGGCCAGCAAAGGCTCCTGGTTCTCTGGTACTGTTGTGAGTTTGAGGTAGAAATTCCCTGCCCTGCCTGCTGTGGCTATACTTTAAAGTAGTTCGTGGGCGTTGAGGTCCAGGCCTGTTTTCCACCCCAACCCACTGGATGActcaattttcttctgtttttccattGTAAGTCTCAGGAAGTGAGATAGCTGCTTCAATTCACTCCTCATACCAATGTCACGCCTCCTCAGTGCAGCAGAGAAAAGGGTTCTCTGAGGAGTGGCTGCTGTCCCGAATATAGTTAGGAATTTTCAAGGAAAGAACTGTCAAACGTATATGGAGAGATTAgaaagatgactcaacagttaagagaactagttgctctttcagaggacccggtctagattcccagcacccacataatggcttacaacctctgtaactccaattaCAAGGAATCAGGCACCCTCTACTGGGtttatgtggtacacagacatacatgtaagcagaacacttataaacataaaataaaagttattcttttgttttaaaaaagtatataggCATTTGCGAGACAGAGGGAGGTAAatgtttgtgagttcaaggtcagcccggtATACATAGTGAACTCTAGTACAGCCATGGCTGCagagtgagaacttgtctcaatcTCCATCTTGAAGAAAATGTGGGATAAAAGAGAGCACAAGCTGTATGGAAAGAAATTTATTTGGctcaaagagcagagagagagagaaagagaacatgagtCAGGACATCCTTGGGAGTTGGACAGGGGCAGTGAGAAACTGGATTATTCTACACTGGCTCTCCATCATTCCAGAGTGGGTTGGACATGCTTCCCACCTGCCTCACAGAGGACAGGTGTTGGGAGGGGACAGATAAGTCCTATCAGGCAGCAGCTGGTTTGGAGACATTGGTCAGCAGCAGGAGGGGGTACTGCAGGTCACAGGCCTGCAGAccagggtggggcaggagggcTGGCAGCATCCGGATGACTGGCAGGAGGAGGTCACACAGACTGGCCGGCAgcttacaggcacacacacagaggactggCAGGAGGGGGCCATGCACACAGTGGGCCTGCAGCTCACAGGTACACAGCAGGTCACCTG from Mus pahari chromosome 9, PAHARI_EIJ_v1.1, whole genome shotgun sequence includes:
- the LOC110326901 gene encoding keratin-associated protein 12-1-like isoform X2, yielding MCHTSCSSGCQPAICVSSPCQPAICIPVRYQVACCVPVSCRPTVCMAPSCQSSVCVPASCRPVCVTSSCQSSGCCQPSCPTLVCRPVTCSNPSCC
- the LOC110326901 gene encoding keratin-associated protein 12-1-like isoform X1, which translates into the protein MCHTSCSSGCQPAISCCVSSPCQPAGCVSSPCQPACCVSSPCQSACCRPAICIPVRYQVACCVPVSCRPTVCMAPSCQSSVCVPASCRPVCVTSSCQSSGCCQPSCPTLVCRPVTCSNPSCC
- the LOC110326905 gene encoding keratin-associated protein 12-1-like produces the protein MCHTSCSSGCQPACCVSSPCQPACVPLSCRPAICVPVRCQVTCCVPVSCRPTVCMAPSCQSSVCVPVSCRPVCVTSSCQSSGCCQPSCPTLVCRPVTCSTPSCC